A window of Photobacterium sp. GJ3 contains these coding sequences:
- the nusA gene encoding transcription termination factor NusA yields the protein MNKEILAVVEAVSNEKAVPRERIFEALEIALATATKKKYEAEIDVRVAIDRKTGDFETFRRWKAVEEVTAPTLEITLEAAQYDDETMELGSFVEEQIESVTFDRITTQTAKQVIVQKVREAERAQIVEQFIDNEGELITGVVKKVNRDAVIIDLGNNAEAVILREDQLPRENFRPGDRVRGLLYAVRPEARGFQLFMTRSKPEMLSELFRIEVPEIGEEMIELMGAARDPGSRAKIAVKTNDKRIDPVGACVGMRGARVQAVSGELGGERIDIVLWDENPAQYVINAMAPAEVSSIIVDEDNHTMDIAVEKDNLAQAIGRSGQNVRLASVLTGWELNVMTVEDLQNKHQAEAQASIDLFVKHLDIDEEFAVGLVEEGFTSLEEIAYVPVQELMSIDGLDEDTVNELRNRAKEALTTIALAQEESFDGVEPAEDLLNLDGMERELAFKLAAKGISTLEDLADQGTDDLLDIESLDETRAGELIMAARNICWFSDEA from the coding sequence ATGAACAAAGAAATCTTGGCTGTCGTTGAAGCGGTATCCAACGAGAAAGCTGTACCGCGTGAGCGTATCTTCGAAGCGCTGGAGATCGCCCTGGCAACAGCAACAAAGAAAAAGTACGAAGCAGAAATCGACGTGCGTGTTGCTATCGACCGCAAGACCGGTGATTTCGAGACTTTCCGTCGCTGGAAAGCGGTTGAGGAAGTGACGGCACCAACGTTGGAAATCACGTTGGAAGCGGCTCAGTACGATGATGAAACCATGGAACTGGGCAGTTTCGTGGAAGAGCAGATCGAATCTGTGACGTTCGACCGCATCACCACGCAAACCGCGAAGCAAGTGATCGTGCAGAAAGTTCGTGAAGCTGAGCGCGCACAAATCGTTGAACAGTTTATCGACAATGAAGGTGAGCTGATCACCGGCGTTGTGAAAAAAGTAAATCGTGATGCAGTGATCATTGACCTGGGGAACAACGCTGAAGCGGTGATCCTGCGTGAAGACCAACTGCCACGTGAAAATTTCCGCCCGGGTGACCGCGTGCGTGGTCTGTTGTATGCTGTGCGCCCTGAAGCGCGTGGCTTCCAGCTGTTCATGACTCGTTCGAAGCCTGAAATGCTGTCTGAGCTGTTCCGTATCGAAGTGCCGGAAATTGGCGAAGAGATGATCGAGCTGATGGGTGCGGCCCGTGATCCGGGTTCTCGCGCCAAGATTGCAGTGAAGACCAATGACAAGCGTATCGACCCTGTCGGTGCATGTGTTGGTATGCGTGGTGCGCGTGTACAGGCTGTGTCTGGTGAGCTGGGTGGCGAGCGGATTGATATCGTACTGTGGGATGAAAACCCGGCTCAGTACGTCATCAATGCGATGGCTCCGGCAGAGGTGAGCTCTATCATCGTTGATGAAGACAACCACACCATGGATATCGCGGTAGAAAAAGACAATCTGGCTCAGGCGATCGGCCGCAGCGGACAGAACGTCCGTCTGGCATCAGTGCTGACTGGCTGGGAACTGAATGTCATGACCGTCGAAGACCTGCAGAACAAGCATCAGGCTGAAGCACAGGCTTCCATTGATCTGTTTGTGAAGCATCTGGACATCGACGAAGAATTCGCCGTGGGTCTGGTTGAAGAAGGTTTTACCAGCCTGGAAGAAATCGCTTATGTTCCTGTGCAGGAACTGATGTCGATTGACGGTCTGGATGAAGATACGGTGAACGAACTTCGTAACCGTGCGAAAGAGGCGTTGACCACAATTGCCCTTGCTCAGGAAGAATCCTTTGATGGTGTTGAACCGGCTGAAGATCTCCTGAACCTGGACGGTATGGAGCGTGAACTGGCGTTCAAACTGGCTGCTAAAGGTATCAGCACTCTGGAAGACCTGGCAGACCAGGGCACAGATGATCTGCTGGATATCGAAAGTCTGGATGAAACCAGAGCGGGTGAACTGATTATGGCTGCCCGTAATATCTGCTGGTTCAGCGACGAAGCATAA
- the rimP gene encoding ribosome maturation factor RimP, whose translation MTALEMQLTELLEAPVTALGYELVGLEFIRAGEHSTLRVFIDHENGITVDDCADVSRQISAVMDVEDPITVAYNLEVSSPGLDRPLFKAAHYEQFIGHEVSLVLKMAMNNRRKWKGDIVAVDGELVTLNVKGDEETFALSNIAKANLVPKF comes from the coding sequence TTGACCGCTTTAGAAATGCAATTAACCGAACTGCTGGAAGCGCCAGTTACAGCCTTGGGGTATGAACTGGTGGGTCTGGAGTTTATCCGTGCGGGTGAACATTCCACACTGCGTGTGTTTATCGACCACGAAAACGGTATCACTGTCGATGATTGTGCCGACGTGAGCCGTCAGATCAGTGCGGTGATGGATGTTGAAGATCCAATCACTGTTGCTTATAACCTGGAGGTTTCCTCCCCTGGTTTAGATCGTCCGCTGTTTAAAGCGGCCCATTATGAACAGTTTATTGGCCACGAAGTCAGCCTGGTCCTGAAAATGGCGATGAACAATCGCCGTAAGTGGAAAGGTGACATTGTTGCTGTTGACGGTGAGCTGGTCACGTTGAACGTGAAAGGCGATGAAGAAACCTTTGCGCTTAGCAATATTGCCAAAGCCAACCTGGTTCCAAAATTCTAA